The following proteins are co-located in the Lepisosteus oculatus isolate fLepOcu1 chromosome 9, fLepOcu1.hap2, whole genome shotgun sequence genome:
- the LOC102682720 gene encoding BMP/retinoic acid-inducible neural-specific protein 3, translated as MALWEWITLSLHCWVLAAAVLSDQHASGPLDWLLSDKGPFHHTQEYTDFVERNRQGFSTRYKIYREFGRWKVHNLAVERRDFLGSPLPLAPELIRNIRLLGRRPSLQLIIENLIKKYGTHFLMSATLGGEEALTIFVDKTKLSKRADVNDYASNSSIVTLETLHQLAASYFIDRESTLRKLHHIQIASTAIKVTETRTGPLGCSNYDNLDSVSSVLVQSPENKVHLQGLQVLLPDYLQERFVQAALSYIACNSEGGFVCQDNDCWCNCDHKFPDCNCPYMDIQAMEESLLRITETWSALYKEFEDSEEFKMFLARLPQNYFLNISTIHHLWSMDTSFQRRYEQLENSMKGLLKRAQRVVYKIFSLSKRCQKQPQVILPRERPQIYWLNHFQSLLYCSENNQLGLFSEETHTCICAYGQNTCQLATPCMLGEGLACATCAADNHTRCGSCNSGYVLSQGACKHLVADSTENYLGFETDLQDLELKYLLQKADRRLEVHAIFISNEMRLNSWFDPSWRKRMLLTLKSNKYKSNLVHMFLGISMQICLTKNSTLEPVLSLYVNPFGGSHSESWYVPVNENSFPDWERTKIELPLECFNWTLTFGNKWKTFFETIHIYLRGRVKTQSANSSDSIYYEPLEFLDSSRNLGYMKINSIRVFGYSMHFDPEAIRDLILQLDYPYTLGSQDSALLQLLEIRDRVNKLSPPGQQRLDLFACLLRHRLKLTTTEVVRIHSSLQAFGARLPNSLDYETTKLCS; from the exons ATGGCTCTATGGGAGTGGATAACACTGAGCCTCCATTGCTGGGTTTTAGCTGCTGCAGTGCTTTCAGATCAGCATGCTAGCGGTCCCCTTGATTGGCTCCTTTCAGACAAAGGACCTTTCCACCACACGCAGGAATACACAGATTTTGTCGAAAGGAACCGACAAGGATTCTCTACGAGATACAAAATATACAG AGAGTTTGGACGATGGAAAGTGCATAACCTGGCTGTTGAGAGAAGAGATTTTCTTGGCTCACCTTTACCTCTTGCCCCTGAGTTAATAAGAAACATCAGGCTGCTGGGACGCAGACCAAGCCTTCAACTGATTATTGAAAATCTCATAAAGAAATATGGAACCCATTTCTTAATGTCAGCCACATTAGGAG GAGAAGAAGCACTGACCATCTTTGtggacaaaacaaaactgagcaagagAGCAGATGTGAATGACTATGCCAGCAACAGCTCCATCGTCACACTAGAAACTCTTCATCAGCTGGCTGCCTCCTATTTTATTGACAGAGAGAGTACTCTTCGTAAATTACATCACATTCAGATTGCTTCCACTGCTATCAAG GTAACGGAAACTAGAACAGGCCCACTTGGATGCAGTAACTATGACAACCTAGATTCAGTTAGTTCTGTTCTGGTTCAGAGTCCTGAAAACAAAGTTCATTTGCAAG gTCTGCAAGTGCTTTTGCCAGATTACCTGCAAGAACGCTTTGTACAAGCTGCTTTAAGTTACATTGCTTGTAATTCTGAAGGAGGATTTGTCTGTCAGGATAATGACTGTTGGTGCAATTGTGATCACAAGTTCCCAGATTGTAACTGTCCTTACATGGATATTCAAGCAATGGAAGAAAGCTTACTCCGAATTACTGAAACTTGGAGTGCCCTTTACAAAGAATTTGAGGACTCAG AGGAGTTCAAAATGTTTCTTGCAAGGCTACCACAGAACTACTTCCTAAATATTTCAACTATACACCACTTGTGGTCAATGGACACCAGTTTTCAGCGTCGGTATGAGCAGCTGGAAAACAGTATGAAGGGCCTCTTGAAGAGGGCTCAAAGAGTGGTATACAAGATCTTCAGCCTGAGTAAGAGATGTCAGAAGCAACCTCAAGTCATACTGCCAAGAGAAAG GCCCCAGATATACTGGCTGAACCATTTCCAATCATTATTGTATTGCTCTGAAAATAATCAATTAGGACTATTTTCTGAAGAAACACATACCTGCATTTGTGCCTATGGTCAGAACACCTGCCAGCTGGCTACTCCATGCATGCTAGGAGAAGGTCTAGCTTGTGCAACTTGTGCTGCAGACAATCACACCCGCTGTGGAAGCTGCAATTCTGGTTATGTGCTGAGCCAAGGAGCATGCAAACATTTGGTCGCTGACTCAACTGAAAATTACTTGGGTTTTGAAACAGACCTGCAAGATCTTGAACTGAAATACCTCTTGCAAAAAGCTGACAGGAGGCTTGAGGTCCATGCTATCTTTATAAGCAATGAAATGCGACTCAACAGTTGGTTTGACCCCTCGTGGAGGAAACGGATGCTTCTAACTTTGAAGAGCAACAAGTACAAGTCCAACCTTGTCCACATGTTTTTGGGTATTTCCATGCAGATTTGCCTCACCAAGAATAGCACACTAGAACCTGTACTTTCATTATATGTCAATCCTTTTGGTGGTAGTCATTCAGAGAGCTGGTATGTTCCTGTGAATGAGAACAGCTTTCCAGACTGGGAACGGACTAAAATTGAATTACCCCTTGAGTGCTTTAACTGGACCTTAACGTTTGGAAACaagtggaaaacattttttgaaaccATTCACATCTACCTAAGAGGAAGGGTGAAAACACAGAGTGCCAACAGCAGTGACAGCATTTATTATGAACCTCTAGAATTTCTTGATTCATCAAGAAACTTGGGCTACATGAAAATCAACAGCATCCGAGTTTTTGGCTACAGCATGCACTTTGATCCTGAAGCTATTCGAGATCTGATTCTTCAGTTGGATTACCCCTACACTCTGGGATCACAGGATTCTGCATTATTACAACTGCTGGAAATTCGTGACCGTGTGAATAAGCTTTCACCCCCAGGACAGCAGCGTCTGGACCTTTTTGCCTGTCTTCTCCGACATAGACTAAAACTAACAACCACTGAGGTGGTCCGGATCCACTCATCATTGCAGGCATTCGGCGCTAGGTTGCCAAACTCACTGGACTATGAAACCACAAAATTATGTAGTTAA